In the Gopherus flavomarginatus isolate rGopFla2 chromosome 23, rGopFla2.mat.asm, whole genome shotgun sequence genome, tgcagtaCGCCAAGTGAAGGTGTTTCCGCACTcacagggtctctctcctgtgcgGACCCTCTCATGTCTAATGAGTGTTGAGCTCTGAGTGAAGCGTTTCCCGCACTCATAAGGGGGCGCTCTCCCACGTGCGTGCTTTGATGCGTAACAAGAGCGGCGATCCGAgcgaagcttttcccgcactcacggcaCTCGTAGGGTCTCTCCCCcgtatggattctctgatgcgtgATAAGGGATGAgctctgagtgaagcttttcccgcactcgcagCATTCATAGGGGCGCTCTCCCGTGTGGGTTCTCTTGTGTCTAATTAGGACTGACAGCTGAgagaaagttttcccgcactcgcgGCATTCATAGGGGCGCTCTCCGGTGTGGATTCGTCCATGTGTAATCAGGTGTGAGCGCCGGGTGAAGGTTTTCCTGCACTcccagcattcatagggtctctccccACTGTGGCTTCTCTTATGGTCAAAAAGGCCTGAGCGGCTACTGAAGTTTTTCCCGCACtcgcattcatagggtctctctcccgtgtggatcctctgatgtgcaATGAGGGACGAACTccgagtgaaggttttcccgcactcagagcattcAGAggatctctctcctgtgtggagccTCTGATGCGCAATGAGCCGTGAGCTCAGAGggcaggttttcccacactcatagGGTCTCTCcgccgtgtggattctctggtgttCTCTAAGGTGTGAGTGGCTGCTGAAACGTTTCCTAGACTCAGTGCACATGTTGGTTCTCTCTCCTGTCGGGTTTCTCTTTTGGGCTGTGGTTTCCTTCTGGTCCTTGGGAGTTTCCCAGTTATTAACGGATATACTCATGTTCTCcactggctggtttccctgctctctctctggcctgtgctgaatctcacaggctgttccctgctcatgactcctggacatATCCCCTTTGGAGCTGTGTGATAACCCCACGTATGGTCCCTcctgctcagcatcttcctgctgaggattctcctccttgttctcactcaccatcccatcacctgctgagaaagagagagaaacctcAGAAACGGGGATGGACAAGGCAAGGGCAAACCAAAATAAGTGCTAGTCAGACAGAAAAAAACCAGGATCCGAATCCCACCGAACTCTTTCCCACACAGGAAAGAAGTGGGGCATAAAATCTACTTCTACAGCCCATGGGAGGGGAGGTCAAGACAGGTTGGGTAGGAAGCCATGAGCAATATCTGGCATGAGGCTACGATAGCTGCTTGGAGCAGTCCAGAACTCAGAGAGCTCACAAGGGCCTTGCAGGGAATCCCAGCTGTTTCCTTGAGGCGCTCCCAGGTTTCATGATTCCTCACCTGTGTGGGCATCCCTCCAAATCTGTCTTTCCTCTGAGCCTTGGACATCTGGGACCCTTGGCTTTACCTCTCGATCCTGGTGGGAGATCATATCAGATCTGGGAACTGGAAACCCTGCttagagaaaagaaaacaagtgAGAGCAGGGGAGTCACAATAAAACGTTCTATTCTTTTAACTCCAGACCATTTTAAAGCAGTAATATGCTGGGGCCACCTCCCAGGGGCTCAAACATGTAGGACACTCTGCTTAATGAGAGATTTAATGATCCCCATTTCTGCTGCgaacacacacagccagacaatCATCATCAAATGGTCCCCAAACACAGAGAAGGTAACGCCACGTCCTAGAAAGCGAAGTTTGCCGCCAGTGGGAAACCACCTGGACCTGCTTCTTACCGACAAAGCGAGGCCCAGAGACAATAAGTGAGTCACAGGGAAGCTGGAAACAGTAACTATGGGATGGTGGAGTTCACTGGAGGAATAGGAAGGAGGGAGGATGTCCCTGAGCATAGTATCTTAGCAGTGCTAGACATAAGGAAAGCACGTTCTGAGGAATTAGGGACTATTGCAACTCTGGTATAATGGGAGGGAGGACGAAAATGCCCCATGGtgtggagaaggctggggaatcAGATGCTATCATTCAGGAGCAACAGACTCCAATTCCTCTAGAAAAAGAGAATATGAAGAATAGGAATTGGGCCACGTGACCCCAGGAGGGACTGACGCAAAGATCCCAAAGACATTGCCGTGAAGAAAGCTTGCAGCTGGTATAGATGAGGAGGGAAATCAAGACCTTCTGAGTCCCCAGAAGCTGCATTACCAACAGTGACAGAATGCACCCCTGTGTTCATACCCTGCAcgttattgtaataatctttgcacacaatatgccttgtaaggtataaATTGAAAACTAGTAACTTGCAGGTCAGTAATATCATGGTAGTGTATGtaacaacattatatgtaaagttatgaactgAAGTGTTTCCCCAGACAAGTCTGTGGAGAAGGGAAACATGTTTCTCCAAGACAAATGAATGCCAGGCCAGATGTCATCAAAGCCGACGGGCCAGCAGCTCTCGAGTGGGGCAAGAACAAACAGATCTGCATCTTAGCAAACAATATAGCAAACCTCCCCCCTACCAGACTCCATGTCTCCTAGACCTCCCCTAGAAAGTGTTTTGTCTTGGGGTCATTTCCAGGAAGATGCATTTTTGAAGGGTGACAATGAGGGGCAAACCCCTGAAGCTATCTCTCACCCTAGCTCCTTCCTCACACTGAAGATGACAAAAGAAACAGCTACTGGGctttgggggaggggtcctgaccaGAAAGCATGAGGTAAGGTCATCACTCTTTTGGGGGGCAAGGCCAGCCTTACAGATGGGCATTGCAGTGACAGGGGGACCACTATGAtcaccccccccaacacacacacagaaacagcCAGCCCAAGACCTCTTtaacacacacccccagcactgGACTCAAAGCTGGGGAGTGGCAGGGCTATGGGTGctgcccctgagggctcctgcCATGTGCCAGGTTCAAACTGCtactcccagctgggctggggtgggacGAGACTTCTTCCCCTGCATGGACCACTCcctgggctgggtcagacccGTCTCTTGGaaccttccccagctgcagaaaACTCGGCTGCTGctgggaacccagctctgaaggcagggccagcgccagcagcagcacagaaatgagagtggcaataccatgccaccCCCTGACAATAGCCCTGCGATTCACCCAGGGCCCCATTTGCGATTGGGATACCCACGATTAACCATCATGAAAttccagatttaaatatctgaatctAGGGAATGGAAAACGTTTAAAATCCTACGACCGTGAAACGGACCAAAATGGATCGTGA is a window encoding:
- the LOC127039400 gene encoding zinc finger protein 391-like — protein: MISHQDREVKPRVPDVQGSEERQIWRDAHTAGDGMVSENKEENPQQEDAEQEGPYVGLSHSSKGDMSRSHEQGTACEIQHRPEREQGNQPVENMSISVNNWETPKDQKETTAQKRNPTGERTNMCTESRKRFSSHSHLREHQRIHTAERPYECGKTCPLSSRLIAHQRLHTGERSSECSECGKTFTRSSSLIAHQRIHTGERPYECECGKNFSSRSGLFDHKRSHSGERPYECWECRKTFTRRSHLITHGRIHTGERPYECRECGKTFSQLSVLIRHKRTHTGERPYECCECGKSFTQSSSLITHQRIHTGERPYECRECGKSFARIAALVTHQSTHVGERPLMSAGNASLRAQHSLDMRGSAQERDPVSAETPSLGVLHIRESMRVSAPINAASAGEASLSAQPFLHVGGSTQARDPGDASWEKSFRQRSALVYPPRMPQGDQRYKNLVESQQNIDFL